One window of the Eucalyptus grandis isolate ANBG69807.140 chromosome 6, ASM1654582v1, whole genome shotgun sequence genome contains the following:
- the LOC104447770 gene encoding dof zinc finger protein DOF1.7, producing KYALTPSSATFSLPSPSRFNNPLTLSLSLFSPSFFLSTLRKKDNHAFGRPAAGLRRCSRRGAGLHPHPPPQTEALPCPRCDSTNTKFCYFNNYNLSQPRHFCKSCRRYWTQGGTLRNVPVGGGSRKASSSSSSKRPRSLAPPTSSSPCSNSNSSSVSQEPLHGDHSGLLLAQVKSEVGSGDQVKRTENVAGPGVGSGHQGFTSLLGSPGARGFWLWAGWGSGRGWTA from the coding sequence AAATACGCCCTCACTCCCTCCTCCGCCACGTTCTcccttccttctccttcacGTTTCAACAAccccctcactctctctctctctctcttctctccaagCTTCTTCCTTTCCACACTCCGCAAGAAGGACAACCATGCCTTCGGACGCCCGGCCGCAGGCCTCCGCCGCTGCAGCCGCCGGGGAGCTGGCCTGCACCCCCACCCGCCGCCGCAGACGGAGGCCCTGCCCTGCCCGCGCTGCGACTCCACCAACACCAAGTTCTGCTACTTCAACAACTACAACCTCTCCCAGCCCCGCCACTTCTGCAAGTCCTGCCGCCGCTACTGGACCCAGGGCGGCACCCTCCGCAACGTCCCCGTCGGCGGCGGCTCCCGCAAggcgtcctcctcctcctcctcgaagCGGCCCCGCTCGCTGGCCCCGCCTACTTCTTCGTCTCCTTGCTCAAACTCCAATTCCTCCTCCGTGTCCCAGGAGCCCCTGCACGGGGACCACTCGGGCCTGCTCCTGGCCCAGGTGAAGTCCGAGGTGGGCTCGGGCGATCAGGTGAAGAGGACCGAGAATGTGGCGGGACCCGGTGTCGGCTCCGGCCACCAGGGTTTCACTTCTCTGCTCGGCTCGCCGGGGGCCAGGGGTTTCTGGCTCTGGGCGGGCTGGGGCTCGGGACGGGGCTGGACGGCCTAG